The following coding sequences are from one Hippopotamus amphibius kiboko isolate mHipAmp2 chromosome 9, mHipAmp2.hap2, whole genome shotgun sequence window:
- the LOC130861729 gene encoding olfactory receptor 52Z1P-like, giving the protein MASSSYNYTRPQDMWYVLIGIPGLEEAHTWISIPICLMYIVAVVGNLFLIFLIVSERRLHEPMYLFLSMLALADVLLSTATAPKMLAIFWFHSMDISFGSCVFQMFFIHFIFVAESAILLAMAFDRYVAICYPLRYTTILTSTVIGKTGVAAVVRSFVICFPFIFLVHQLLYCGRNVIPHSYCEHMGIARLACDNINVNIIYGLTVALLSTGLDIVFIITSYTMILCTVFQIPSWTARFKALNTCGSHICVILIFYAPAFFSFFAHCFGGKTIPHHIHILVANLYVVVPPVLNPIIYGVKTKQIQDRVILFFSPIIICF; this is encoded by the coding sequence ATGGCTTCTTCCTCTTACAATTACACACGTCCTCAGGATATGTGGTATGTCCTGATTGGAATCCCAGGACTAGAAGAGGCGCACACCTGGATCTCCATCCCCATCTGCCTTATGTACATTGTGGCTGTTGTAGGTAACCTCTTCTTGATCTTCCTGATTGTGAGTGAGCGTCGTCTTCATGAGCCTATGTATCTCTTCCTTTCCATGCTGGCCTTAGCAGATGTTCTGCTCTCCACAGCCACAGCCCCCAAGATGCTGGCCATCTTCTGGTTCCATTCTATGGATATATCCTTTGGTAGCTGTGTATTCCAGATGTTCTTCATACATTTCATCTTTGTGGCAGAATCTGCTATTCTCCTGGCCATGGCAtttgaccgctatgtggccatctgttaCCCCCTGAGATACACTACCATCTTAACCTCCACGGTCATTGGGAAGACTGGCGTAGCAGCTGTGGTCAGGAGTTTTGTCATATGTTTTCCATTCATCTTCCTGGTACATCAACTTCTGTATTGTGGGAGAAATGTCATTCCCCATTCCTACTGTGAGCACATGGGCATTGCCAGATTGGCATGTGACAATATCAATGTCAACATCATTTATGGCCTGACTGTGGCCCTGCTATCTACAGGACTGGATATAGTGTTCATCATTACGTCCTACACAATGATCCTTTGCACAGTGTTTCAGATACCCTCCTGGACTGCCAGATTCAAGGCCCTTAACACATGTGGTTCCCACATCTGTGTCATACTTATATTCTATGCCCcagcattcttttcattttttgcccATTGCTTTGGGGGTAAAACCATTCCTCATCACATCCACATCCTAGTAGCAAACCTCTATGTGGTGGTGCCCCCAGTGCTCAACCCCATTATTTATGGAGTGAAGACCAAACAGATTCAAGACCGAGtgattctgtttttctcccccatcatcatatgtttttaa
- the LOC130861780 gene encoding olfactory receptor 52A1-like gives MSISNITVFMPSVLTLTGIPGLESVQCWIGIPFCAMYLVAVIGNSLLLIISKSERSLHEPMYTFLGMLGITDIALSTSVVPKMLGIFWFHVPEIYFDSCLVQMCFIHTFECVESGILLAMALDRYVAICYPLRHAAIFTPQLVTQIAAMVTLRAAILVAPCLMLIKFRLQFYHTTVVSHSYCEHMAIVKLAAENIRVNKIYGLFVAFTVAGFDLTFITLSYIQIFITVFHLPQKEARLKAFNTCIAHICVFLQFYLLAFFSFFAHRFGSHIPPYIHILFSSIYLLVPPFLNPLVYGAKTKQIRVHMAKMFCS, from the coding sequence ATGTCCATTTCCAACATCACAGTCTTCATGCCTTCTGTGTTGACATTAACAGGGATCCCAGGCCTGGAGTCCGTGCAGTGCTGGATTGGGATTCCATTCTGTGCCATGTACCTCGTTGCTGTGATTGGAAATTCCTTGCTCCTGATCATCAGCAAATCAGAACGCAGCCTCCATGAGCCCATGTACACTTTCCTAGGCATGCTAGGAATCACAGATATTGCCCTTAGTACCAGCGTTGTGCCCAAGATGCTTGGAATCTTCTGGTTTCATGTAccagaaatatattttgattccTGCTTGGTTCAAATGTGCTTCATCCACACATTTGAGTGCGTAGAATCAGGCATACTGCTGGCCATGGCCCtggaccgctatgtggccatctgttaTCCCCTGAGACATGCTGCCATCTTTACACCCCAGCTAGTCACTCAAATCGCAGCTATGGTAACACTTAGGGCTGCCATTCTTGTAGCCCCATGCCTAATGCTGATAAAGTTCCGGCTGCAATTTTATCACACAACAGTCGTCTCCCACTCGTACTGTGAGCATATGGCCATTGTGAAACTGGCTGCAGAAAATATCCGGGTCAACAAAATCTATGGATTATTTGTGGCCTTCACTGTTGCAGGGTTTGACCTCACATTTATTACATTGTCCTATATACAGATATTTATCACAGTTTTTCATTTGCCCCAGAAGGAGGCTAGGTTGAAAGCATTCAATACTTGCATCGCTCACATCTGTGTCTTCCTCCAGTTCTACCTCcttgctttcttctccttctttgcaCACAGGTTTGGGTCTCACATCCCCCCTTACATCCACATCCTCTTTTCTAGCATTTACTTGCTGGTCCCTCCATTTCTCAATCCACTTGTCTATGGTGCAAAGACCAAGCAGATCCGTGTCCATATGGCAAAAATGTTCTGTTCATAA